A stretch of Grus americana isolate bGruAme1 chromosome 24, bGruAme1.mat, whole genome shotgun sequence DNA encodes these proteins:
- the TEX12 gene encoding testis-expressed protein 12, whose protein sequence is MTSNTQKSDENRSKRKKDMENEASENPQLSSLDKTDVAFSEGSQSLYKPEPLEKVLNEMNKEIMNLLSKYAHILSERAAMDASYVQELDGILKEARTIENHLKLKRESLKQRFTVIANTLQS, encoded by the exons ATGACAAGCAACACACAGAAATCTGATGAAAATAGAAGTAAACGTAAAAAAGATATGGAG AATGAAGCTTCAGAAAATCCTCAGTTGTCCTCCCTTGACAAAACAGATGTGGCTTTTTCTGAGGGCTCACAGTCCCTTTACAAACCTGAACCACTGGAAAAAGTTTTAAACG agatgaacaaagaaattatgAACTTGTTATCAAAATATGCTCACATTTTAAG tGAGAGAGCAGCGATGGATGCTTCTTATGTCCAAGAACTTGATGGAATCTTAAAAGAAGCAAGGACCATAGAAAACCACTTAAAACTGAAAAGGGAGAGCCTGAAACAGAGATTCACTGTGATTGCAAATACTCTGCAAAGCTAA
- the LOC129196145 gene encoding carotenoid-cleaving dioxygenase, mitochondrial-like isoform X1 translates to MPSSERNMFSKILLSAISLLLANLRHFLCSLMQFIPARKWVAESLTMGNQPARWKKESSMGTSQQTQGLKHFLPSPSKEQITFHSHKGLQCISTLMQTVEETPEPIPAKIKGDIPKWINGNLLRNGPGKFEFGEDKFNHWFDGMALLHQFQLENGTVTYRSKFLQSSSYLTNSQHNRIVVSEFGTLAMPDPCKSVFGRFMSRFEMPQPSDNASVNYVVYKGDYYVSNENIFMYKVDPETLETKEKVDWSKFVAVNGATAHPHYESDGTTYNMGNSYGKHGSRYNIIQVPPQKSNCSDTLEGAKVLCSIAPMDKLKPSYYHSFGMSENYIIFIEQPIKLNLLQIITSKFRGKPISEGISWEPQYNTCFHVVNKHTGEVLPGQWYSKPFATFHQINAFEDHDCVVLDLCCQDDGTTLATYKLQNLRRSGEGLDQIYDSISRAFPRRFVLPLNVNSDTPVGKNLNPLPYTLARAVKDADGKVWCTHENLHPEGFEKVGGLEFPQINYSHYNGRRYRYFYGCGFRHLVGDSLIKVDVETKNFKIWQEDGSYPSEPVFVPVPNATAEDSGVILSVVVSPTENQSAFLLVLDAETFRELGRAEVAVQMPYGFHGIFTSH, encoded by the exons ATGCCTTCTTCCGAGCGGAATATGTTTTCCAAAATCCTTTTGTCTGCCATCAGCCTCCTGCTTGCTAATTTGCGgcatttcctctgctctttgatGCAATTCATTCCAG CAAGGAAGTGGGTGGCTGAGTCCCTGACAATGGGAAATCAACCAGCTAGATGGAAGAAGGAGTCAAGTATGGGGACTTCCCAGCAGACACAAG GTTTAAAGCATTTCCTGCCCAGCCCATCAAAAGAGCAAATCACCTTCCACAGCCACAAGGGTTTGCAATGCATCTCAACCTTAATGCAGACAGTAGAGGAGACCCCTGAGCCCATCCCAGCGAAGATCAAAGGAGATATTCCCAAATGGATTAATGGCAATCTCCTGAGGAATGGTCCTGGGAAGTTTGAGTTTGGTGAGGACAA ATTTAACCATTGGTTTGATGGCATGGCCCTGTTGCATCAATTCCAGTTGGAGAATGGCACAGTGACATACCGGAGCAAGTTTCTGCAGAGCAGTTCCTACCTGACTAACAGCCAGCACAACCGCATCGTGGTCTCAGAATTTGGGACACTGGCAATGCCAGACCCATGCAAGAGTGTCTTTGGGCGCTTCATGTCACGATTTGAGATGCCAC AACCAAGTGACAATGCCAGCGTGAACTACGTTGTGTATAAAGGAGACTATTACGTCAGCAATGAGAACATCTTCATGTACAAAGTGGACCCAGAAACActtgaaacaaaggaaaag GTAGACTGGAGCAAATTTGttgcagtgaatggggccactGCTCATCCTCATTATGAGTCTGATGGAACAACATACAACATGGGCAATTCCTATGGGAAACATG gGTCTAGGTATAATATCATTCAGGTCCCTCCACAAAAGTCAAACTGTAGTGACACGTTAGAGGGAGCAAAAGTGCTGTGCTCCATTGCTCCAATGGATAAGTTGAAACCCTCCTACTATCACAGCTTTG gAATGAGTGAAAACTACATCATTTTCATTGAGCAACCCATCAAGCTGAATCTGTTGCAGATTATCACTTCCAAATTCCGTGGGAAACCCATTTCTGAAGGGATAAGCTGGGAGCCTCAGTACAATACTTGCTTCCATGTAGTGAATAAGCACACTGGGGAG GTGCTGCCAGGGCAGTGGTACAGTAAGCCCTTTGCTACTTTCCATCAAATCAATGCTTTTGAAGATCATGACTGTGTGGTCCTTGATCTGTGCTGCCAGGATGATGGAACAACTCTGGCTACTTATAAACTTCAGAATCTGCGGAGGAGCGGGGAAGGTCTAGATCAG ATTTATGACTCAATATCCCGAGCTTTCCCTCGTCGCTTTGTTCTCCCACTGAATGTGAATTCAGACACGCCTGTGGGAAAGAATCTGAACCCACTGCCTTATACATTGGCAAGGGCTGTGAAAGATGCAGATGGCAAG GTCTGGTGCACACATGAAAATCTCCATCCTGAGGGCTTTGAAAAGGTTGGGGGCTTGGAGTTCCCCCAGATCAACTACTCTCACTACAATGGTAGGAGGTATCGTTACTTCTATGGATGTGGTTTTCGGCATTTAGTTGGAGATTCATTGATCAAGGTTGATGTGGAGACCAAGAATTTCAAG ATTTGGCAGGAGGATGGATCCTACCCATCAGAACCTGTGTTTGTGCCAGTGCCTAATGCCACGGCAGAAGACAGTGGAGTTATCTTGTCTGTTGTGGTCTCCCCCACTGAG AACCAAAGTGCTTTCCTGCTTGTCTTGGATGCAGAGACCTTCAGAGAATTGGGACGAGCAGAAGTCGCAGTGCAAATGCCTTATGGATTCCATGGCATCTTTACTTCCCACTGA
- the LOC129196145 gene encoding carotenoid-cleaving dioxygenase, mitochondrial-like isoform X5: protein MPSSERNMFSKILLSAISLLLANLRHFLCSLMQFIPGLKHFLPSPSKEQITFHSHKGLQCISTLMQTVEETPEPIPAKIKGDIPKWINGNLLRNGPGKFEFGEDKFNHWFDGMALLHQFQLENGTVTYRSKFLQSSSYLTNSQHNRIVVSEFGTLAMPDPCKSVFGRFMSRFEMPQPSDNASVNYVVYKGDYYVSNENIFMYKVDPETLETKEKVDWSKFVAVNGATAHPHYESDGTTYNMGNSYGKHGSRYNIIQVPPQKSNCSDTLEGAKVLCSIAPMDKLKPSYYHSFGMSENYIIFIEQPIKLNLLQIITSKFRGKPISEGISWEPQYNTCFHVVNKHTGEVLPGQWYSKPFATFHQINAFEDHDCVVLDLCCQDDGTTLATYKLQNLRRSGEGLDQIYDSISRAFPRRFVLPLNVNSDTPVGKNLNPLPYTLARAVKDADGKVWCTHENLHPEGFEKVGGLEFPQINYSHYNGRRYRYFYGCGFRHLVGDSLIKVDVETKNFKNQSAFLLVLDAETFRELGRAEVAVQMPYGFHGIFTSH, encoded by the exons ATGCCTTCTTCCGAGCGGAATATGTTTTCCAAAATCCTTTTGTCTGCCATCAGCCTCCTGCTTGCTAATTTGCGgcatttcctctgctctttgatGCAATTCATTCCAG GTTTAAAGCATTTCCTGCCCAGCCCATCAAAAGAGCAAATCACCTTCCACAGCCACAAGGGTTTGCAATGCATCTCAACCTTAATGCAGACAGTAGAGGAGACCCCTGAGCCCATCCCAGCGAAGATCAAAGGAGATATTCCCAAATGGATTAATGGCAATCTCCTGAGGAATGGTCCTGGGAAGTTTGAGTTTGGTGAGGACAA ATTTAACCATTGGTTTGATGGCATGGCCCTGTTGCATCAATTCCAGTTGGAGAATGGCACAGTGACATACCGGAGCAAGTTTCTGCAGAGCAGTTCCTACCTGACTAACAGCCAGCACAACCGCATCGTGGTCTCAGAATTTGGGACACTGGCAATGCCAGACCCATGCAAGAGTGTCTTTGGGCGCTTCATGTCACGATTTGAGATGCCAC AACCAAGTGACAATGCCAGCGTGAACTACGTTGTGTATAAAGGAGACTATTACGTCAGCAATGAGAACATCTTCATGTACAAAGTGGACCCAGAAACActtgaaacaaaggaaaag GTAGACTGGAGCAAATTTGttgcagtgaatggggccactGCTCATCCTCATTATGAGTCTGATGGAACAACATACAACATGGGCAATTCCTATGGGAAACATG gGTCTAGGTATAATATCATTCAGGTCCCTCCACAAAAGTCAAACTGTAGTGACACGTTAGAGGGAGCAAAAGTGCTGTGCTCCATTGCTCCAATGGATAAGTTGAAACCCTCCTACTATCACAGCTTTG gAATGAGTGAAAACTACATCATTTTCATTGAGCAACCCATCAAGCTGAATCTGTTGCAGATTATCACTTCCAAATTCCGTGGGAAACCCATTTCTGAAGGGATAAGCTGGGAGCCTCAGTACAATACTTGCTTCCATGTAGTGAATAAGCACACTGGGGAG GTGCTGCCAGGGCAGTGGTACAGTAAGCCCTTTGCTACTTTCCATCAAATCAATGCTTTTGAAGATCATGACTGTGTGGTCCTTGATCTGTGCTGCCAGGATGATGGAACAACTCTGGCTACTTATAAACTTCAGAATCTGCGGAGGAGCGGGGAAGGTCTAGATCAG ATTTATGACTCAATATCCCGAGCTTTCCCTCGTCGCTTTGTTCTCCCACTGAATGTGAATTCAGACACGCCTGTGGGAAAGAATCTGAACCCACTGCCTTATACATTGGCAAGGGCTGTGAAAGATGCAGATGGCAAG GTCTGGTGCACACATGAAAATCTCCATCCTGAGGGCTTTGAAAAGGTTGGGGGCTTGGAGTTCCCCCAGATCAACTACTCTCACTACAATGGTAGGAGGTATCGTTACTTCTATGGATGTGGTTTTCGGCATTTAGTTGGAGATTCATTGATCAAGGTTGATGTGGAGACCAAGAATTTCAAG AACCAAAGTGCTTTCCTGCTTGTCTTGGATGCAGAGACCTTCAGAGAATTGGGACGAGCAGAAGTCGCAGTGCAAATGCCTTATGGATTCCATGGCATCTTTACTTCCCACTGA
- the LOC129196145 gene encoding carotenoid-cleaving dioxygenase, mitochondrial-like isoform X4, which produces MPSSERNMFSKILLSAISLLLANLRHFLCSLMQFIPARKWVAESLTMGNQPARWKKESSMGTSQQTQGLKHFLPSPSKEQITFHSHKGLQCISTLMQTVEETPEPIPAKIKGDIPKWINGNLLRNGPGKFEFGEDKFNHWFDGMALLHQFQLENGTVTYRSKFLQSSSYLTNSQHNRIVVSEFGTLAMPDPCKSVFGRFMSRFEMPQPSDNASVNYVVYKGDYYVSNENIFMYKVDPETLETKEKVDWSKFVAVNGATAHPHYESDGTTYNMGNSYGKHGSRYNIIQVPPQKSNCSDTLEGAKVLCSIAPMDKLKPSYYHSFGMSENYIIFIEQPIKLNLLQIITSKFRGKPISEGISWEPQYNTCFHVVNKHTGEVLPGQWYSKPFATFHQINAFEDHDCVVLDLCCQDDGTTLATYKLQNLRRSGEGLDQIYDSISRAFPRRFVLPLNVNSDTPVGKNLNPLPYTLARAVKDADGKVWCTHENLHPEGFEKVGGLEFPQINYSHYNGRRYRYFYGCGFRHLVGDSLIKVDVETKNFKNQSAFLLVLDAETFRELGRAEVAVQMPYGFHGIFTSH; this is translated from the exons ATGCCTTCTTCCGAGCGGAATATGTTTTCCAAAATCCTTTTGTCTGCCATCAGCCTCCTGCTTGCTAATTTGCGgcatttcctctgctctttgatGCAATTCATTCCAG CAAGGAAGTGGGTGGCTGAGTCCCTGACAATGGGAAATCAACCAGCTAGATGGAAGAAGGAGTCAAGTATGGGGACTTCCCAGCAGACACAAG GTTTAAAGCATTTCCTGCCCAGCCCATCAAAAGAGCAAATCACCTTCCACAGCCACAAGGGTTTGCAATGCATCTCAACCTTAATGCAGACAGTAGAGGAGACCCCTGAGCCCATCCCAGCGAAGATCAAAGGAGATATTCCCAAATGGATTAATGGCAATCTCCTGAGGAATGGTCCTGGGAAGTTTGAGTTTGGTGAGGACAA ATTTAACCATTGGTTTGATGGCATGGCCCTGTTGCATCAATTCCAGTTGGAGAATGGCACAGTGACATACCGGAGCAAGTTTCTGCAGAGCAGTTCCTACCTGACTAACAGCCAGCACAACCGCATCGTGGTCTCAGAATTTGGGACACTGGCAATGCCAGACCCATGCAAGAGTGTCTTTGGGCGCTTCATGTCACGATTTGAGATGCCAC AACCAAGTGACAATGCCAGCGTGAACTACGTTGTGTATAAAGGAGACTATTACGTCAGCAATGAGAACATCTTCATGTACAAAGTGGACCCAGAAACActtgaaacaaaggaaaag GTAGACTGGAGCAAATTTGttgcagtgaatggggccactGCTCATCCTCATTATGAGTCTGATGGAACAACATACAACATGGGCAATTCCTATGGGAAACATG gGTCTAGGTATAATATCATTCAGGTCCCTCCACAAAAGTCAAACTGTAGTGACACGTTAGAGGGAGCAAAAGTGCTGTGCTCCATTGCTCCAATGGATAAGTTGAAACCCTCCTACTATCACAGCTTTG gAATGAGTGAAAACTACATCATTTTCATTGAGCAACCCATCAAGCTGAATCTGTTGCAGATTATCACTTCCAAATTCCGTGGGAAACCCATTTCTGAAGGGATAAGCTGGGAGCCTCAGTACAATACTTGCTTCCATGTAGTGAATAAGCACACTGGGGAG GTGCTGCCAGGGCAGTGGTACAGTAAGCCCTTTGCTACTTTCCATCAAATCAATGCTTTTGAAGATCATGACTGTGTGGTCCTTGATCTGTGCTGCCAGGATGATGGAACAACTCTGGCTACTTATAAACTTCAGAATCTGCGGAGGAGCGGGGAAGGTCTAGATCAG ATTTATGACTCAATATCCCGAGCTTTCCCTCGTCGCTTTGTTCTCCCACTGAATGTGAATTCAGACACGCCTGTGGGAAAGAATCTGAACCCACTGCCTTATACATTGGCAAGGGCTGTGAAAGATGCAGATGGCAAG GTCTGGTGCACACATGAAAATCTCCATCCTGAGGGCTTTGAAAAGGTTGGGGGCTTGGAGTTCCCCCAGATCAACTACTCTCACTACAATGGTAGGAGGTATCGTTACTTCTATGGATGTGGTTTTCGGCATTTAGTTGGAGATTCATTGATCAAGGTTGATGTGGAGACCAAGAATTTCAAG AACCAAAGTGCTTTCCTGCTTGTCTTGGATGCAGAGACCTTCAGAGAATTGGGACGAGCAGAAGTCGCAGTGCAAATGCCTTATGGATTCCATGGCATCTTTACTTCCCACTGA
- the LOC129196145 gene encoding carotenoid-cleaving dioxygenase, mitochondrial-like isoform X3, whose protein sequence is MPSSERNMFSKILLSAISLLLANLRHFLCSLMQFIPGLKHFLPSPSKEQITFHSHKGLQCISTLMQTVEETPEPIPAKIKGDIPKWINGNLLRNGPGKFEFGEDKFNHWFDGMALLHQFQLENGTVTYRSKFLQSSSYLTNSQHNRIVVSEFGTLAMPDPCKSVFGRFMSRFEMPQPSDNASVNYVVYKGDYYVSNENIFMYKVDPETLETKEKVDWSKFVAVNGATAHPHYESDGTTYNMGNSYGKHGSRYNIIQVPPQKSNCSDTLEGAKVLCSIAPMDKLKPSYYHSFGMSENYIIFIEQPIKLNLLQIITSKFRGKPISEGISWEPQYNTCFHVVNKHTGEVLPGQWYSKPFATFHQINAFEDHDCVVLDLCCQDDGTTLATYKLQNLRRSGEGLDQIYDSISRAFPRRFVLPLNVNSDTPVGKNLNPLPYTLARAVKDADGKVWCTHENLHPEGFEKVGGLEFPQINYSHYNGRRYRYFYGCGFRHLVGDSLIKVDVETKNFKIWQEDGSYPSEPVFVPVPNATAEDSGVILSVVVSPTENQSAFLLVLDAETFRELGRAEVAVQMPYGFHGIFTSH, encoded by the exons ATGCCTTCTTCCGAGCGGAATATGTTTTCCAAAATCCTTTTGTCTGCCATCAGCCTCCTGCTTGCTAATTTGCGgcatttcctctgctctttgatGCAATTCATTCCAG GTTTAAAGCATTTCCTGCCCAGCCCATCAAAAGAGCAAATCACCTTCCACAGCCACAAGGGTTTGCAATGCATCTCAACCTTAATGCAGACAGTAGAGGAGACCCCTGAGCCCATCCCAGCGAAGATCAAAGGAGATATTCCCAAATGGATTAATGGCAATCTCCTGAGGAATGGTCCTGGGAAGTTTGAGTTTGGTGAGGACAA ATTTAACCATTGGTTTGATGGCATGGCCCTGTTGCATCAATTCCAGTTGGAGAATGGCACAGTGACATACCGGAGCAAGTTTCTGCAGAGCAGTTCCTACCTGACTAACAGCCAGCACAACCGCATCGTGGTCTCAGAATTTGGGACACTGGCAATGCCAGACCCATGCAAGAGTGTCTTTGGGCGCTTCATGTCACGATTTGAGATGCCAC AACCAAGTGACAATGCCAGCGTGAACTACGTTGTGTATAAAGGAGACTATTACGTCAGCAATGAGAACATCTTCATGTACAAAGTGGACCCAGAAACActtgaaacaaaggaaaag GTAGACTGGAGCAAATTTGttgcagtgaatggggccactGCTCATCCTCATTATGAGTCTGATGGAACAACATACAACATGGGCAATTCCTATGGGAAACATG gGTCTAGGTATAATATCATTCAGGTCCCTCCACAAAAGTCAAACTGTAGTGACACGTTAGAGGGAGCAAAAGTGCTGTGCTCCATTGCTCCAATGGATAAGTTGAAACCCTCCTACTATCACAGCTTTG gAATGAGTGAAAACTACATCATTTTCATTGAGCAACCCATCAAGCTGAATCTGTTGCAGATTATCACTTCCAAATTCCGTGGGAAACCCATTTCTGAAGGGATAAGCTGGGAGCCTCAGTACAATACTTGCTTCCATGTAGTGAATAAGCACACTGGGGAG GTGCTGCCAGGGCAGTGGTACAGTAAGCCCTTTGCTACTTTCCATCAAATCAATGCTTTTGAAGATCATGACTGTGTGGTCCTTGATCTGTGCTGCCAGGATGATGGAACAACTCTGGCTACTTATAAACTTCAGAATCTGCGGAGGAGCGGGGAAGGTCTAGATCAG ATTTATGACTCAATATCCCGAGCTTTCCCTCGTCGCTTTGTTCTCCCACTGAATGTGAATTCAGACACGCCTGTGGGAAAGAATCTGAACCCACTGCCTTATACATTGGCAAGGGCTGTGAAAGATGCAGATGGCAAG GTCTGGTGCACACATGAAAATCTCCATCCTGAGGGCTTTGAAAAGGTTGGGGGCTTGGAGTTCCCCCAGATCAACTACTCTCACTACAATGGTAGGAGGTATCGTTACTTCTATGGATGTGGTTTTCGGCATTTAGTTGGAGATTCATTGATCAAGGTTGATGTGGAGACCAAGAATTTCAAG ATTTGGCAGGAGGATGGATCCTACCCATCAGAACCTGTGTTTGTGCCAGTGCCTAATGCCACGGCAGAAGACAGTGGAGTTATCTTGTCTGTTGTGGTCTCCCCCACTGAG AACCAAAGTGCTTTCCTGCTTGTCTTGGATGCAGAGACCTTCAGAGAATTGGGACGAGCAGAAGTCGCAGTGCAAATGCCTTATGGATTCCATGGCATCTTTACTTCCCACTGA
- the LOC129196145 gene encoding carotenoid-cleaving dioxygenase, mitochondrial-like isoform X2, protein MAALVLLRAGLARPRGAQMALLGRTLRHRPAVLAAVADRSAPSRQSHSPPQQGHGLKHFLPSPSKEQITFHSHKGLQCISTLMQTVEETPEPIPAKIKGDIPKWINGNLLRNGPGKFEFGEDKFNHWFDGMALLHQFQLENGTVTYRSKFLQSSSYLTNSQHNRIVVSEFGTLAMPDPCKSVFGRFMSRFEMPQPSDNASVNYVVYKGDYYVSNENIFMYKVDPETLETKEKVDWSKFVAVNGATAHPHYESDGTTYNMGNSYGKHGSRYNIIQVPPQKSNCSDTLEGAKVLCSIAPMDKLKPSYYHSFGMSENYIIFIEQPIKLNLLQIITSKFRGKPISEGISWEPQYNTCFHVVNKHTGEVLPGQWYSKPFATFHQINAFEDHDCVVLDLCCQDDGTTLATYKLQNLRRSGEGLDQIYDSISRAFPRRFVLPLNVNSDTPVGKNLNPLPYTLARAVKDADGKVWCTHENLHPEGFEKVGGLEFPQINYSHYNGRRYRYFYGCGFRHLVGDSLIKVDVETKNFKIWQEDGSYPSEPVFVPVPNATAEDSGVILSVVVSPTENQSAFLLVLDAETFRELGRAEVAVQMPYGFHGIFTSH, encoded by the exons GTTTAAAGCATTTCCTGCCCAGCCCATCAAAAGAGCAAATCACCTTCCACAGCCACAAGGGTTTGCAATGCATCTCAACCTTAATGCAGACAGTAGAGGAGACCCCTGAGCCCATCCCAGCGAAGATCAAAGGAGATATTCCCAAATGGATTAATGGCAATCTCCTGAGGAATGGTCCTGGGAAGTTTGAGTTTGGTGAGGACAA ATTTAACCATTGGTTTGATGGCATGGCCCTGTTGCATCAATTCCAGTTGGAGAATGGCACAGTGACATACCGGAGCAAGTTTCTGCAGAGCAGTTCCTACCTGACTAACAGCCAGCACAACCGCATCGTGGTCTCAGAATTTGGGACACTGGCAATGCCAGACCCATGCAAGAGTGTCTTTGGGCGCTTCATGTCACGATTTGAGATGCCAC AACCAAGTGACAATGCCAGCGTGAACTACGTTGTGTATAAAGGAGACTATTACGTCAGCAATGAGAACATCTTCATGTACAAAGTGGACCCAGAAACActtgaaacaaaggaaaag GTAGACTGGAGCAAATTTGttgcagtgaatggggccactGCTCATCCTCATTATGAGTCTGATGGAACAACATACAACATGGGCAATTCCTATGGGAAACATG gGTCTAGGTATAATATCATTCAGGTCCCTCCACAAAAGTCAAACTGTAGTGACACGTTAGAGGGAGCAAAAGTGCTGTGCTCCATTGCTCCAATGGATAAGTTGAAACCCTCCTACTATCACAGCTTTG gAATGAGTGAAAACTACATCATTTTCATTGAGCAACCCATCAAGCTGAATCTGTTGCAGATTATCACTTCCAAATTCCGTGGGAAACCCATTTCTGAAGGGATAAGCTGGGAGCCTCAGTACAATACTTGCTTCCATGTAGTGAATAAGCACACTGGGGAG GTGCTGCCAGGGCAGTGGTACAGTAAGCCCTTTGCTACTTTCCATCAAATCAATGCTTTTGAAGATCATGACTGTGTGGTCCTTGATCTGTGCTGCCAGGATGATGGAACAACTCTGGCTACTTATAAACTTCAGAATCTGCGGAGGAGCGGGGAAGGTCTAGATCAG ATTTATGACTCAATATCCCGAGCTTTCCCTCGTCGCTTTGTTCTCCCACTGAATGTGAATTCAGACACGCCTGTGGGAAAGAATCTGAACCCACTGCCTTATACATTGGCAAGGGCTGTGAAAGATGCAGATGGCAAG GTCTGGTGCACACATGAAAATCTCCATCCTGAGGGCTTTGAAAAGGTTGGGGGCTTGGAGTTCCCCCAGATCAACTACTCTCACTACAATGGTAGGAGGTATCGTTACTTCTATGGATGTGGTTTTCGGCATTTAGTTGGAGATTCATTGATCAAGGTTGATGTGGAGACCAAGAATTTCAAG ATTTGGCAGGAGGATGGATCCTACCCATCAGAACCTGTGTTTGTGCCAGTGCCTAATGCCACGGCAGAAGACAGTGGAGTTATCTTGTCTGTTGTGGTCTCCCCCACTGAG AACCAAAGTGCTTTCCTGCTTGTCTTGGATGCAGAGACCTTCAGAGAATTGGGACGAGCAGAAGTCGCAGTGCAAATGCCTTATGGATTCCATGGCATCTTTACTTCCCACTGA